The Leptidea sinapis chromosome 6, ilLepSina1.1, whole genome shotgun sequence genome segment gctgtaggtagcggagttggcgcctattctcgaccgacggatacctgtcgtagagtctagtggctctgtgcttctgtgtgagtaagttcctgacctctggaggcaggtttaggcgatgcggttgcatcgtcggaacctgcctggagcaggccttgatcctactctgtatgtgtgacgtcacatgagagatagcactgtgagccgtgtcgaccgagtcgatgacgtccggtatacggtcaaggtcgtcggacttgatagactcgagatccttttccagccgttgccagtcgatcactgttttcgtcggtggttgaaaattaaccggtgggcctagatttaggacgacgggccggtggtctgactctaattcgtgaagaacctcgattgaatttacattgagcgttacgtttttaagtaacgcaacgtctagaatgtcgggtcggtgcgcgacgttatccggataacgtgttggttcgtcgggtgctattactgaaaagttccgcgtgtctgtgagagagtctaataaaattccgtttctatttgtggctctactgttccagctcgagtgtttggcgttaagatcgccgcccactatgactgcggccccgtggccgagtaatgcttctatatctgtgtctaatatttgtttgttcggcggaagataagctgaaataacagtgatcggctggtgattcgccatactgacccggatggcagaggcctcgatgttagtgaggaccggaggatctataggtatacagtgtagagaccttttaaaataaatgagggtgccgcccatacgggtggtgcgatcattcctaactaagttataattagcgatacgcggatcgcgtatacgtggttttaaaaatgtctcttgcactaagaataggtctaattgatgttcgtgagcgaactccttcaccaagtctagttgaggcttaaggccttgggcgttaaaatacgctatacggagcgtatgtggttttacccgtccgcttacgtaattaggcatcgcgaatgttgtttttatacttaagccctatatcggtgagggcacggaatattttgccgttgtctgccataacttgcaggagcgacggcgggtcttcccggacagcatcgagcctgctggccagggctgttatttcgtcaatgtcgaacatctctgacagttcgaacatgaacgcAAAGGTGCTGTCGCCTTtgctacctgttgccgcggacgcgggcgccggtggcctcggtcgcgggaccgacgccgccgggtgggacgctagcggaggccggaggggcgcgggggccgcgagagtggcctctgtggcagcgttggcagccggaggagacctcgcccaggcgtttaccttcggaggcggcgcaggtttgaaggttggagtgaactccaccttctctgctctgccttgcggctggcggcgacCTGGGTgccgcttgtgtttgggtgccttgggacacccgcgatagctcgcggggtgccccttctccccgcacaagacgcaggccgggggctccgcgcattgcgctggtcgagggcactctggcgtgccgtgtttcccgaggcacttcacacacctcggggtgtgttcgcaatttcgtgccgagtgcccgtatagtTGGCATCTGtggcactgaccgggccccccgcggttgcgaggagcttcggtacggatgccctgaagggaacaaaccgattttatattgaagatttcctttccctcttgcgtgaggtcgaggactacgagaaccatgttaaatggttgtttattgttggttccgcgcatacggtgcacctcgtgtgcagggtaaccctgttctttgaggtccgacagaatgtcggcctcgtctagctctttggggacgtttctaataacgaccctcagacgcttctcctcaggcagggcgtacgtgtggaaacccacactcagctctctaagaagagatgtcagggcgcggtggtccgctacctctctggtctctagtttgattagagattggtacgccctcgcctggaaggagagcgtcttcgggatcctgtttttgacggttaaccatcggcctcggtcccctataaaaataggaggcgggcgcttggtcggaggcggtacgcgggctttagcgggcgcgggcgcggacgcgggagcggagccagtcgtggccgcggctttcttcgcgggtgtgctatccagagaaggcgattcacgaccgcgcttcttcttgcgactgacggtgatgaagccgtcagcatccgacgcgacactctccgctctcgacggtagagcggtttccggccgggccggtgaagcactggaagcctgaggggctaccgtgcggtcaggactgaccgcggggaccataggggtcgcctgcgcgtcaaagtacgcctgaaggacaggcggacgggctgatcgggtgatcactttcctcggtttgaccgaggccacggagcttgcgtcggacgcattgcctatctccatttcggattccccgtcggaactcgaaacgtcagATGACGATTTATAGTTTTTAGATTTGGATTTCGCTGTCTGCATATCTATCGTTTCCTTTAttaacggagcgatcttctccgtaaataacTTGTCTAGCagggcgcttagaaggccctcgtcggcaaccattggtgaagccatggttgttgtTAATAAGttaagcgggtgacaacccccgctgcccgagtcaggcagagggggaatataatgataaagtggacaactatacttttgttgtacacttgcacattaataaaatactattaataataatgaaatatacaaaaattaaaagaaattaataataataattaagcctaaaacttagctttgctggatgtagactggctgggccggaaccccgatgtacgctgtgcaggcccccacggagaagacacacacggcacgatctgcaacactcacaacacacacgattagcgtgcagaatcgctaaacacagcacaggtgctaactaacacgatcgtaataccgggtaattaacacttattataacttagctacgttccgcgaaggaacgtaacaggtgcgagactcaaagagtcccgaacaatggcgcgcgataacaatagctagcccaggtggcctgagcagatagtgcgataacgcaggtaataaaatatacgaaggaggacagataacgcggcacgtgtgctcgcgtcgcctgcctgaatcgaactctaCCTCTACCCAGTCtggtgtcttttttttttttttttttgagaggaggaaatactgttacgtatttacgccccggaacggggcgtaatatgtcggactcgagtgtccgcgtaagcggacaccccataccgactaaaacctcctctgtgctgttagcagctctggctttcacagcgaagtaggacgtgggccgtggaggccgcaaagactacgcaacaacagtcgcggggcgtctcctaaggagactcgaacctcagaccggctgtgtgcttgtgggaaggagagagaatgaaaatgaagatgaaatgaagatgtaagatgaaaaggtgataagagcacactcgccggcgagtgtggtgatgttttgtgtaatgtatgtaagtgtgtatgtatgtgtttatgattgcatgtatgtgtgtttgtatgtatgtacgtagtgtaaatgtttgtgtgcatgtatgtttgtgtttgtgtctgtttgtggagtgtgtttgtgattgtgtaagtggtgtatgtcagtccgtcagtcagtccgtgtgtgagtgagtgtagtgaagcgattacaggacgaggactaacgtctcgtcgggtatcaaaacaatgtgtggtgtatctagggtgcgggccgctggccatcgtcagagtgacgagtgccagtggtttgcggtggttgaccgcgcctacgcctgcgaaggcggtgtgtgcgtgtctgtgtcggtgtttgtgtgggtgtcgcgttcgcgatggtgatgtcgtcatccgggtttaccgttacgtgtctgggacgtcttattgggttgagactatggtgaaggggggtgtacccgcatgcctttctaaccaagatgttgggatggttcggcgccttgtcaaagaagcgtcgcgagatctctttaaagtgttgagctattgacggaagctctaggtcgcggtgaaggtcaacgtttcggatgaaccacggggctccggttgccatgcgcgtgaatttattttgaactacttgcaaacgacgtaagtagctcggtcgggtgtgcgcgaaaacgacgcttgcgtatgacagtatgggccgtacgatggttttgtacagcgtcactttgtgtttgagcggaagtttgcttcgcccacacacaagtggataaaggcgactgaggacaaatcgggctctattgcataccgtatcgatatgtttcttgaagttcatattgctgttgaacgagacgtgtttcatacagtttaataacgtcggtcggttgttttttagcgcggatgctattcgtgttaccgaagagtaccgctgcactcttggtggggttcacttcaatccgccattttctgaaccagttgcctagttcatcgacggcggcatgaagcactttaatgttcttgctcaaagTTGAGCGGAtggagccgaagtagagtgccgtgtcgtcagcgtactgagcgagctggacactcggaaacttgggaatgtcgctcgtgaagagcgagaaaagagtgggagagaggaccgagccctgtggcacgccagacctgatgggtctgggtgaggatagggtgccctctcctcgatatcggaaggagcgatcggtaaggtaggctcgaatgatgcgcacgagcctgtctggcactcccagttgatacagcttgaatactaagccgttgtgccataccttgtcgaaggccttcgcgacatcgaaaaacacggctgccgtggtagcgtgaaattgacgccgtatgagaatgtactcggtgagtcggtgagcctgctggggacacgagtgagcggttctgaatccgaactgtatgtcgggtatcaggttaagctccgcgatgtaatgattaagacgcgcgagaattaatctttcgtaaagtttcccgatcgagttaattaaactaataggcctatagctactcggattagctttaggtttattgggttttgggataccgataacaatggaatccttccattgttcggggaacgcgctattagacaatagaatattaaaaatggtaaccaataaagtaataagggtcgagggtaggattttaagaaccctattgtttatagtgtcgggccccggggccttcttggagtgaagctccttaatgattagtttcacctcttcgtaagaggtgggttttattacgtcgcctgaagggctcagagcggagcgacgttcaacttcacgatcaacttcgtcaacgtgtgtcgggtcggctgctgcatttggagagcactgactctcgagactatcggcgaggcattcagccttctcatcgtcatcgagcgccggctgcagtcccggtctgtccaaaggaggcatgacagtgggcggctcctgtttgaacgcgcgaggcagcttccagaaagccacatgtgatggcttaaggttgccgagcaagcggtcccaacgttcgccgcggagttccgcgatacgttcccgtaccacccgctgtaggtagcggaggtggcgcctattctcgaccgacggatacctgtcgtaaagtctagtggctctgtgcttctgtgtgagtaagttcctgacctctggaggcaggtttaggcgatgcggttgcatcgtcggaacctgcctggagcaggccttgatcctactctgtatgtgtgacgtcacatgagagatagcactgtgagccgtgtcgaccgagtcgatgacgtccggtatacggtcaaggtcgtcggacttgatagactcgagatccttttccagccgttgccagtcgatcactgttttcgtcggtggttgaaagttaaccggtgggcctagatttaggacgacgggccggtggtctgactctaattcgtgaaaaacctcgattgaatttacattgagcgttacgtttttaagtaacgcaacgtctagaatgtcgggtcggtgcgcgacgttatccggataacgtgttggttcgtcgggtgctattactgaaaagttccgcgtgtctgtgagagagtctaataaaattccgtttctatttgtggctctactgttccagctagagtgtttggcgttaagatcgccgcccactatgactgcggccccgtggccgagtaatgcttctatatctgtgtctaatatttgtttgttcggcggaagataagctgaaataacagtgatcggctggtgattccccatactgacccggatggcagaggcctcgatgttagtgaggaccggaggatctataggtatacagtgtagagaccttttaaaataaatgagggtgccgcccatacgggtggtgcgatcattcctaactaagttataattagcgatacgcggatcgcgtatacgtggttttaaaaatgtctcttgcactaagaataggtctaattgatgttcgtgagcgaactccttcaccaagtctagttgaggcttaaggccttgggcgttaaaatacgctatacggagcgtatgtggtttgacccgtccgcttacgtaattaggcatcgcgaatgttgtttttatactttagccctatatcggtgagggcacggaatattttgccgttgtctgccataacttgcaggagcgacggcgggtcttcccggacagcatcgagcctgctggccagggctgttatttcgtcaatgtcgaacatctctgacagttcgaacatgaacgcaaaggtgctgccgcctttgctacctgttgccgcggacgcgggcgccagTGGCCTCGGTCgtgggaccgacgccgccgggcgggacgctagcggaggccggaggggcgcgggggccgcgagagtggcctctgtggcagcgttggcagccggaggagacctcgcccaggcgtttaccgtcggaggcggcgcaggtttgaaggttggagtgaactccaccttctctgctctgccttgcggctggcggcgccctgggtgacgcttgtgtttgggtgccttgggacacccgcgatagctcgcggggtgccccttctccccgcacaagacgcaggccgggggctccgcgcattgcgctggtcgagggcactctggcgtgccgtgtttcccgaggcacttcacacacctcggggtgtgttcgcaatttcgtgctgagtgcccgtataattggcatctgtggcactgaccgggccccccgcggttgcgaggagcttcggtacggatgccctgaagggaacaaaccgattttatattgaagatttcctttccctcttgcgtgaggtcgaggactacgagaaccatgttaaatggttgtgcTCCGCGCGCAATCGCCCTTCTATATATAGGCAAAGTTTCGATGCGATGCGAACGAGACGGACTGACGTTTTTATATACATCTGGTCTCCCCTCTCTGTCGAACTGCTGCGAACACGGTCCGAGGCGGGCAAGGAGGGGGGGGGGATTGTGGCTAAGCAcgtttaatgtaataataatgatattcaaACATGTAATAACTTTACCAAAAaatctattttactttttatatatatatatatatgtatatatatattatatacatataaaaatgtacatctataattatataatatgtaggaaGTACTTATTTGTTTAGCATTAAGGAAGTATTCCTTGCAGAAGGTGTGAGTGtcaatcatttataaaatagaaCATCTCTCTAATAATACTAGTAAAACTAGGCGCACACCAAACGTACTATTAAAACGTAGAAATATCATTATACATTAATTTCAACAATCATATTTATTGATTATCGATCGCATCCGAATACTTTTGCGGCCCTGAAAAGGgccttttgtttttgtttctatCTGGCGTTGCTCGTAACTAAACCAAAATAGGTAGATGTTTTTTAGGCACGTTCTCCGCGAATTCTACGCGCCAACTGTATGTCTTTCGGCATAATTGTAACGCGTTTCGCGTGGATGGCGCACAGATTGGTGTCCTCGAACAGTCCCACCAGGTACGCCTCGCTCGCCTCCTGGAGGGCCATCACGGCGGAGCTCTGGAAACGGAGATCGGTCTTGAAGTCCTGAGCGATCTCACGAACGAGACGCTGGAACGGCAACTTGCGGATCAGCAGCTCGGTACTCTTCTGGTAGCGACGGATCTCGCGCAGAGCGACAGTGCCGGGCCTGTAGCGATGGGGCTTCTTGACGCCACCGGTGGCCGGCGCGCTCTTGCGGGCGGCCTTCGTTGCCAACTGCTTGCGCGGCGCCTTACCTCCGGTCGACTTGCGGGCAGTCTGCTTGGTGCGAGCCATTGTTGTTCAATTCAAAATTAACAAACGAGAACGACGATTACAATTACGTTGATACGCGACGACGGCAGAATGTCGAATGTGCTAGTggacgcaaaaaaaaaaaaaaaattcaaattcaagattcctatatttggtattaaatacattttacaaaattacttaaatctacttattaaagcaatttacaattaagccttatatatgtaggtatcagaaaacttatttctaaaaccctatctacgtattgagggataaaactttattatgcttaaaaactaatacatgaggtttgtgggggggggaatccaggaaactgggaaaacctggctatttgctattgatataacgtaatattaatcgtaacctatcacttaacctaacttaagactaatgactagaacttaaaactaacttaaaaactaaggtaaataaatacatagatatgtatacatacatatataacataaatataagaggggggggaaggggggggggttcttgggaaagggaaggagggagagggaataggaggccagttttcgccgttatttaattcttataactaaaccaatttacaatatattggttttacatttattcagacctagctagaactctgtgtgcgtgagtgtgtgtttgtctatacgctagtgttctgtgagctctaaccagttgtgatgtggtaatgcatgtttataacgttttatgctgaggcaatactctgtgagtgacttacgactacaagtcgaccggagggcggggtttattccgtccttcagtcggcgtagccctctgtagaagttatgagatatctcttgtatgtgttgttctagtgttgggatgtttttctttacatgaagtcgtttaagatttgtacgcgggtgggtccggtagat includes the following:
- the LOC126964894 gene encoding histone H3 → MARTKQTARKSTGGKAPRKQLATKAARKSAPATGGVKKPHRYRPGTVALREIRRYQKSTELLIRKLPFQRLVREIAQDFKTDLRFQSSAVMALQEASEAYLVGLFEDTNLCAIHAKRVTIMPKDIQLARRIRGERA